From a single bacterium genomic region:
- the fliN gene encoding flagellar motor switch protein FliN has translation MADEITPNTPQDDDSILGGPPPSGGSAGTPIKATPQSIPADQLSASASVDDEVEAAMLAELARVEAEDATRLGAMGMPTVQPVEFDKFQRVQSTGQAQNIDILLDVKLPVAIELGRTEMSIRDILELGAGSVVELTKLAGEPVDLLVNNKIVARGEVVVVDENFGLRVTSLISPEDRLKSL, from the coding sequence ATGGCAGATGAGATCACACCGAATACGCCGCAGGACGACGATTCGATTTTAGGCGGACCACCGCCGAGCGGAGGCAGTGCCGGCACACCAATCAAGGCGACTCCGCAATCGATACCGGCGGACCAGCTGTCGGCGTCGGCATCGGTAGATGACGAAGTCGAGGCGGCGATGTTGGCGGAACTGGCGAGGGTCGAGGCTGAAGATGCCACGCGCTTAGGTGCGATGGGCATGCCGACGGTACAGCCGGTTGAATTTGACAAATTTCAGCGTGTCCAATCTACCGGACAAGCACAGAACATTGACATTCTATTGGACGTCAAACTTCCGGTCGCCATCGAGCTTGGCCGAACCGAAATGAGTATCCGCGACATATTGGAATTAGGCGCGGGCTCAGTCGTGGAATTGACCAAGCTTGCCGGCGAGCCGGTGGATTTATTGGTAAACAACAAAATAGTAGCGAGAGGTGAAGTCGTCGTCGTTGACGAGAATTTTGGATTGCGGGTCACAAGTTTGATCTCGCCCGAAGACAGACTCAAGAGTTTATAA
- the fliO gene encoding flagellar biosynthetic protein FliO, which produces MKWTIFSIGSLIQFCSVKLFAQEEQVPDFASEMGPTLLQLAGALLLIIIIIYASVWVMKRYSTGKSPVAGELIKIVERRHLTPKQAIYVIKVGEKHVLLGATEAGINKLCDVEIAPPPPVKLGETARSSTKFGQFLKQAKESLMPRTAIEQKGAEV; this is translated from the coding sequence ATGAAATGGACTATATTCAGCATCGGATCGCTGATTCAGTTCTGCAGTGTCAAATTGTTTGCTCAGGAAGAGCAAGTCCCAGACTTCGCCAGTGAAATGGGTCCAACCCTGCTTCAATTGGCCGGAGCACTGCTGCTGATCATAATCATCATCTACGCCTCGGTTTGGGTGATGAAGCGTTACTCTACCGGAAAGTCGCCGGTTGCCGGCGAACTCATCAAGATCGTCGAAAGACGACATCTCACTCCCAAGCAAGCAATCTATGTAATCAAGGTTGGGGAGAAGCACGTACTTCTCGGCGCGACTGAAGCAGGCATCAACAAGCTATGTGATGTCGAAATTGCTCCGCCGCCGCCCGTTAAACTTGGCGAAACCGCGCGCAGTTCCACCAAGTTCGGGCAGTTTCTCAAACAAGCCAAAGAGTCGTTGATGCCGCGCACTGCGATTGAGCAGAAGGGTGCGGAGGTATGA
- the fliP gene encoding flagellar type III secretion system pore protein FliP (The bacterial flagellar biogenesis protein FliP forms a type III secretion system (T3SS)-type pore required for flagellar assembly.) codes for MRLSWRIIAIIALLLAMGTAELMAQSMPQVSISIGGQTTDGKGLSTTLQIVLLLTVLALAPSILVMTTSFIRIVIVMSFLRQALGTNQLPPSQLIMGISLVMTVFVMTPVATQINNNALQPYLKGEISQTEFFETGVKPLREFMLKQTREKDLALFVKYAGLEKPATRDDIPTHVVVPGFILSELRTSFQIAFVIFIPFLVIDMVVASVLMSMGMMMLPPILVALPFKILLFVMVDGWYLIVKSLLESFKIAGG; via the coding sequence ATGAGACTCTCATGGCGCATAATTGCGATCATCGCGCTGCTCTTGGCAATGGGCACTGCGGAACTTATGGCACAGTCGATGCCGCAGGTATCGATTTCTATAGGCGGACAAACGACCGACGGCAAAGGGTTATCGACGACACTACAGATAGTGCTGTTGTTGACGGTATTGGCGCTTGCGCCTTCGATTCTCGTGATGACGACCTCGTTCATTCGAATTGTGATTGTCATGTCGTTTCTCAGGCAGGCGCTGGGGACAAACCAGTTGCCGCCATCGCAGCTAATCATGGGGATTTCACTGGTGATGACGGTTTTCGTCATGACACCGGTGGCGACACAGATCAATAACAATGCGCTTCAGCCATATCTCAAGGGCGAGATATCTCAAACGGAGTTCTTCGAAACGGGCGTGAAGCCGCTGCGCGAGTTCATGCTCAAGCAGACGCGCGAGAAAGATCTGGCGCTGTTTGTGAAGTATGCTGGATTGGAAAAGCCGGCGACGCGCGACGACATACCAACTCACGTTGTCGTGCCGGGATTTATTCTTTCAGAGCTGAGAACTTCGTTCCAGATAGCTTTCGTGATTTTCATACCGTTTCTGGTTATCGATATGGTTGTAGCATCGGTGTTGATGTCGATGGGCATGATGATGCTGCCTCCAATTCTGGTGGCGCTGCCATTTAAGATACTGCTGTTCGTCATGGTTGACGGCTGGTATCTGATCGTCAAGTCGCTGCTGGAGAGCTTCAAGATCGCAGGAGGATAG
- the fliQ gene encoding flagellar biosynthesis protein FliQ has protein sequence MTSQYVIALGKEAIMLTLMVSAPMLILGLIVGLAIAIFQAVTQIHEMTLTFVPKIVAVGLALLICFPWIINMLVGFTTRLFTSIPTLVG, from the coding sequence GTGACTTCACAATATGTAATAGCACTAGGCAAGGAAGCGATCATGCTGACGCTGATGGTGTCGGCACCGATGCTGATCCTTGGATTGATAGTAGGTTTGGCGATTGCAATCTTTCAAGCGGTGACTCAGATTCACGAGATGACGCTGACCTTTGTGCCGAAGATCGTGGCTGTGGGTCTGGCGTTGTTGATCTGCTTTCCCTGGATCATCAACATGTTAGTGGGGTTCACTACCAGGTTATTCACTTCGATTCCGACACTAGTGGGCTGA
- the fliR gene encoding flagellar type III secretion system protein FliR gives MQTEAIFGLTLDNIVVFLLSTFRVGGLFVAAPVFGQTTVPVQVKIMLTLMFGYFLFPLVGTQTFQLDPGLLPLVMLGAKEFMFGLIIGFLFQLIFLGVQFGGGVLGYQIGYAMVNVIDPSTSESVPIIGQLKLIISTLIFFIIDGHHVIIQALFESYKVVPIGHVSFNPLAMDAVMHATAAVFIVGVKIAAPVLVTLFITDICLGIVARTMPQMNILIVGFQVKIGVGLFMLALGLPFFHFMFTKVFNQMSIEAFSITKGFAG, from the coding sequence GTGCAGACAGAAGCGATATTCGGACTTACACTTGACAACATAGTCGTCTTTCTGCTGTCGACCTTCCGGGTCGGCGGGTTGTTTGTCGCTGCTCCCGTTTTTGGCCAGACCACAGTTCCCGTACAGGTAAAGATCATGCTGACGTTGATGTTCGGCTATTTCCTGTTCCCGTTGGTCGGAACCCAAACTTTCCAACTCGATCCGGGTCTGTTGCCGTTGGTGATGCTTGGCGCCAAAGAGTTCATGTTTGGCTTGATCATCGGATTCTTGTTTCAGCTCATTTTCCTCGGTGTTCAGTTTGGCGGCGGTGTGCTCGGTTATCAGATCGGCTACGCGATGGTGAACGTGATTGACCCATCGACATCGGAAAGCGTGCCGATTATCGGTCAACTGAAGCTGATCATTTCGACATTGATATTTTTCATCATAGACGGCCACCACGTGATCATACAGGCGCTGTTTGAGTCATACAAAGTCGTGCCGATAGGGCATGTGTCATTCAACCCGCTGGCTATGGATGCTGTTATGCATGCAACGGCGGCGGTGTTTATCGTCGGCGTCAAGATAGCGGCGCCAGTATTGGTGACGCTGTTCATCACAGACATCTGTCTGGGCATTGTTGCTCGCACGATGCCGCAGATGAACATCCTCATTGTCGGCTTCCAGGTTAAGATCGGCGTGGGACTGTTCATGCTGGCTCTGGGGCTGCCGTTCTTCCACTTCATGTTCACCAAAGTTTTTAATCAGATGAGTATCGAAGCCTTCTCGATTACGAAAGGTTTCGCAGGATAG
- the flhB gene encoding flagellar biosynthesis protein FlhB, translating into MADESFQERTEEPTSKRIKEAREKGQVARSTELSSVVIMIASAASLLALGPLMSSTSRDMLTWILTNATTFDLTAATAPAFMLQITILFVKICAPIVIVMVVIAFGVSYVQVGNVISTQALEPKFEKLNFISGLKKLVSVKSMVTALRDIIKLTIITVIAYYAIKKEVPNMIGFTDMDVAGIASAMTAITLKISFKILLALAVIAILDYVYQKWDYTKGLRMSIQDIKEELKQTEGNPQIKGRIRAIQREQARKRMMQDVPKADVVITNPTHIAVALKYDTDVMAAPTVLAKGERLIAEAIKKIAYESGVPVVENKPLARALFKSVEVGMQIPGDLYKAVAEVLAYVYSLNGKSKRRA; encoded by the coding sequence ATGGCAGACGAATCGTTCCAGGAACGGACAGAAGAACCTACTTCCAAACGGATAAAGGAAGCGCGGGAAAAAGGGCAGGTTGCCCGATCGACCGAACTGAGCTCCGTTGTGATCATGATCGCATCGGCGGCTTCGTTGCTTGCGCTGGGACCGTTAATGTCCTCGACCAGCCGCGACATGCTAACTTGGATACTTACTAATGCTACGACCTTTGATTTGACGGCTGCCACTGCACCGGCATTTATGCTGCAAATCACGATCCTCTTCGTGAAGATCTGCGCACCGATTGTCATTGTGATGGTGGTGATTGCGTTCGGTGTTTCGTATGTGCAAGTCGGCAATGTGATCTCGACGCAAGCACTAGAACCGAAATTTGAGAAGCTCAATTTTATCTCGGGGCTGAAAAAGTTGGTAAGCGTGAAGTCGATGGTGACTGCGCTGCGCGATATCATCAAGCTGACGATTATCACAGTCATTGCCTACTACGCCATCAAGAAAGAAGTCCCGAACATGATCGGGTTTACTGACATGGATGTAGCGGGAATAGCTTCTGCGATGACGGCCATTACTCTCAAGATATCATTCAAGATACTGCTGGCTCTGGCCGTGATCGCTATTCTGGATTATGTCTATCAGAAGTGGGATTACACCAAGGGTCTGCGGATGTCGATTCAGGACATCAAGGAAGAACTGAAGCAGACCGAAGGTAATCCACAGATCAAGGGCCGCATTCGGGCAATTCAGCGCGAGCAAGCACGCAAGCGAATGATGCAGGATGTGCCAAAGGCGGATGTTGTAATTACCAACCCGACGCACATTGCCGTTGCGCTCAAGTACGATACAGATGTGATGGCGGCGCCGACGGTCCTCGCAAAAGGCGAGCGGTTGATTGCCGAGGCGATCAAGAAGATTGCCTACGAATCAGGTGTTCCGGTCGTGGAGAATAAGCCGCTGGCGCGCGCGTTGTTCAAGTCGGTGGAAGTCGGTATGCAGATTCCAGGCGACCTGTACAAGGCAGTCGCTGAGGTATTGGCGTACGTCTACAGTCTTAACGGCAAGAGCAAGAGGAGAGCTTGA
- the flhA gene encoding flagellar biosynthesis protein FlhA gives MKSFSSYSDVILAVAVVGIIGVLIIPVPTGFLDLLLAANISLSLVILLSTLYLKRPLEFSVFPGLLLVVTLFRLSLNVASTRLILGEGYAGAVIDSFGNFVVKGNYVVGFIIFIILVVIQFVVITKGAGRISEVAARFTLDAMPGKQMAIDADLNAGLINDDDARRRRSEITKEADFYGAMDGASKFVRGDAVAGILITLINVIGGFIIGMAQEGLPLTEALRRYTLLSIGDGLVTQIPALIVATASGILVTRAAGDSNLGSEMTKQMTLQPKALAVASAIVFLLGIVPGMPFWPFSIFSILVGVTAYMTSQAMKTKEIADATGEVRIEPEEHKTPTQQAEESLHLDTLELEIGYGLIPLVDVQQGGDLLERISTIRRQLAQELGVIVPPIRIRDNVQLKPNLYEVKLKGNSIARFELMVDHLLAINPGYLDDDIDGFAAKEPAFGMSAKWIIQNFKELAEMKGYTVVEPAAVMATHITELIKIHAAEIFTRQDVKNLVDRVKKDTPAAVEDVVGDIVPISTLEKVLQNLLSERISMRDIVTILESLAEYSQQTKDADVLTEYVRMALRRTITHTYAGTDGTMSVFTLEPRTEKFLSDNVQATKQGLMLVIQPANGELLTQRIAKASERMSREGNTPLLLVSPNVRMALHRYLQGAIPNLVVVSYSEILPQVEVFSKEAVSIYDAN, from the coding sequence ATGAAAAGCTTCAGCTCATACTCTGATGTGATTCTCGCTGTTGCTGTCGTCGGAATCATTGGTGTTTTGATTATTCCGGTGCCAACCGGATTTCTTGATCTGCTATTAGCAGCAAATATCTCGCTGTCACTCGTGATTCTGCTTTCAACACTCTATTTGAAGCGCCCGCTGGAATTCTCGGTGTTTCCGGGATTGTTGCTGGTCGTCACATTGTTCCGTCTTTCATTGAACGTTGCTTCGACAAGACTGATTCTTGGCGAAGGCTATGCCGGCGCGGTGATTGACTCGTTCGGTAACTTCGTGGTAAAGGGCAACTACGTCGTCGGGTTCATCATCTTCATCATCTTAGTAGTGATTCAGTTTGTGGTCATTACAAAAGGCGCAGGACGAATCAGCGAAGTCGCAGCAAGATTTACTTTGGATGCAATGCCCGGAAAGCAGATGGCGATCGATGCCGATCTCAATGCCGGTTTGATAAATGACGATGATGCGCGCCGTCGGCGCTCTGAAATCACGAAGGAAGCAGACTTTTATGGAGCAATGGACGGCGCGTCGAAATTTGTTCGAGGCGATGCGGTAGCCGGTATTCTGATCACGTTGATCAACGTGATCGGCGGATTCATCATCGGTATGGCGCAGGAAGGTCTGCCGCTAACGGAAGCTTTGCGGCGTTACACATTGCTGTCGATTGGCGACGGCCTCGTCACTCAGATTCCGGCGCTAATCGTGGCGACGGCTTCGGGTATTCTGGTAACGCGCGCTGCCGGCGATTCCAATCTTGGTTCGGAAATGACCAAGCAGATGACACTTCAGCCGAAAGCGCTGGCAGTAGCATCGGCAATCGTATTCCTGCTCGGCATCGTTCCGGGCATGCCATTCTGGCCATTCAGCATATTCTCGATACTGGTCGGAGTTACGGCATATATGACATCACAGGCGATGAAGACCAAAGAAATTGCGGACGCCACCGGCGAAGTTCGCATTGAACCGGAAGAGCACAAGACTCCGACACAGCAAGCCGAAGAATCGCTTCATCTCGACACTCTGGAACTGGAGATTGGCTACGGACTGATTCCGTTGGTAGATGTACAGCAGGGCGGCGATTTGTTGGAGCGCATTTCCACTATCCGCAGGCAACTCGCGCAGGAACTTGGAGTCATAGTTCCGCCGATCCGAATCCGCGACAATGTCCAACTGAAACCGAATCTCTATGAAGTGAAACTAAAGGGCAACAGTATCGCCCGTTTTGAATTGATGGTCGACCACTTGCTGGCGATTAACCCAGGCTATCTCGATGACGATATCGACGGCTTCGCCGCCAAAGAACCAGCATTCGGAATGAGCGCAAAGTGGATCATCCAGAACTTCAAAGAACTGGCTGAGATGAAGGGCTACACCGTTGTCGAGCCTGCCGCGGTTATGGCGACACACATTACGGAATTGATCAAGATCCATGCAGCCGAAATCTTCACGCGTCAGGATGTCAAGAATCTTGTCGATCGCGTCAAGAAAGATACACCGGCAGCAGTGGAAGATGTAGTCGGCGACATCGTGCCGATTTCGACCTTGGAAAAGGTGCTGCAGAATCTCCTCTCAGAGCGAATCAGCATGCGCGACATAGTGACAATTCTGGAATCACTGGCGGAGTACTCGCAGCAAACCAAGGACGCGGATGTATTGACCGAGTATGTGCGTATGGCACTGCGCCGGACGATTACTCATACCTATGCCGGGACTGACGGGACGATGAGTGTCTTCACGCTGGAACCGCGCACTGAAAAATTCTTATCTGACAATGTACAGGCGACGAAGCAAGGGCTAATGCTGGTGATCCAACCGGCGAACGGCGAACTGCTGACGCAGAGAATTGCCAAAGCCTCCGAGCGGATGAGCCGCGAAGGCAACACGCCGCTATTGTTGGTCAGTCCAAATGTGCGGATGGCGCTACACCGATATCTGCAGGGTGCCATTCCGAATCTCGTGGTAGTCTCCTATTCGGAGATTCTCCCTCAAGTTGAAGTTTTCTCAAAGGAAGCAGTGAGCATATACGATGCTAATTAA
- a CDS encoding AAA family ATPase, with protein MSNNGKRPNSRAFCATVCSGKGGVGKSTVAILLASRLADAGYRTLLIDADCGLGDLATLTNSIVKRGFESILAGTATLEEATVKIGPRLWLIGTEAGSKLTGQNSELAGLENCLQIDTLFDVVIIDTPSSLDPLILNLIALSDLSISVTTPHIPAIADSYIQIKQASEVTDKGQAAFVVNKADSEIEGDQSAAKFSELVEKFLTRSMLALGYLEYNPLIQKCSESQSLTTIPAELDGAVKKLDRMVKTLCEQHIEKARRGSSLWVRLGEAMALKRVVGFDDTQVMVHN; from the coding sequence GTGTCGAATAACGGCAAGCGTCCGAACAGTCGCGCATTCTGTGCCACAGTTTGTTCGGGAAAAGGCGGAGTTGGAAAATCGACAGTCGCGATCCTGCTGGCTTCGCGGTTGGCGGACGCCGGTTACCGGACGCTGTTAATCGATGCCGACTGCGGCTTGGGAGATTTGGCAACACTTACCAATTCAATCGTGAAGCGCGGCTTTGAGTCTATCCTCGCTGGTACGGCAACGTTGGAAGAAGCAACAGTGAAGATCGGGCCACGTCTATGGCTCATTGGAACAGAGGCCGGCTCCAAACTGACAGGGCAGAACAGCGAGTTGGCTGGGCTTGAGAACTGCCTCCAGATTGACACGCTGTTTGACGTCGTCATTATCGACACACCGTCGTCACTTGATCCACTGATTCTCAATCTGATTGCTTTGAGCGATCTGAGCATCAGTGTCACCACACCGCATATCCCTGCGATTGCAGATTCCTACATACAGATTAAGCAGGCAAGTGAAGTCACCGATAAGGGGCAGGCGGCATTTGTTGTCAACAAAGCTGACTCGGAAATAGAGGGCGATCAATCGGCCGCCAAGTTCAGCGAGCTGGTGGAGAAGTTCCTCACCAGAAGCATGTTGGCGCTCGGCTACCTCGAATACAATCCGCTGATACAGAAATGCTCGGAAAGCCAGTCACTTACGACGATTCCGGCGGAACTCGACGGGGCTGTTAAAAAATTGGACAGAATGGTTAAGACGTTGTGTGAACAACACATAGAGAAGGCAAGACGCGGATCATCATTATGGGTGCGGTTGGGAGAGGCGATGGCGCTAAAACGCGTTGTCGGCTTTGACGATACGCAAGTGATGGTTCATAACTAA
- a CDS encoding FliA/WhiG family RNA polymerase sigma factor produces MNVADAWKDYRSTGNPEIRQQLLSHYLPLVRNVAGRLAMGFPKTVELPDLVNTGVIGLIEAFANFDPTRGIKFETYAVPRIRGAILDELRSLDWVPRSTRAKSRELDRAHHELEGRLGRKPSHRELAKYMNVTIDEFGATLSDVSGATLLSLDEMIYREEDNRQIPRIETVEGPAEFSVLGEIEEMELRAYLGVAVANLTEQERLVIALYYYEELTLKEIGEVMTISESRVSQIHTKAVMKLRNLVREKFAM; encoded by the coding sequence ATGAACGTTGCAGATGCATGGAAGGACTACCGCAGCACGGGAAACCCGGAGATCCGGCAACAATTGCTGTCGCATTATCTGCCGCTTGTCCGAAACGTCGCGGGACGCCTCGCGATGGGATTTCCGAAAACTGTGGAGCTGCCGGATTTGGTGAATACCGGCGTCATCGGACTGATCGAAGCATTTGCGAATTTTGATCCGACACGCGGAATCAAATTCGAAACCTATGCTGTGCCGCGAATTCGCGGAGCCATCCTTGACGAATTGCGCAGTCTGGATTGGGTGCCGCGTTCAACGCGCGCAAAGTCGCGTGAGCTTGACCGCGCACATCATGAGCTGGAAGGCAGACTGGGCCGCAAACCGTCGCATCGCGAGCTGGCAAAGTACATGAATGTCACAATCGACGAGTTCGGCGCCACGTTGTCGGATGTCAGTGGAGCAACACTGCTGTCGCTCGATGAGATGATCTATCGCGAAGAAGACAATCGCCAGATTCCACGCATTGAAACCGTTGAAGGACCGGCGGAGTTTTCGGTGCTGGGCGAGATCGAAGAAATGGAACTGCGGGCTTATCTCGGCGTAGCGGTCGCGAATCTGACCGAACAGGAACGCCTGGTGATAGCCCTTTACTATTACGAAGAACTAACACTTAAGGAAATCGGCGAAGTGATGACGATTTCCGAATCGCGGGTTTCGCAGATTCATACGAAGGCAGTTATGAAGCTGCGGAATTTGGTTCGCGAGAAATTTGCAATGTAG
- a CDS encoding DUF2225 domain-containing protein — protein sequence MAMESPFFLTKVECPVCKTINEFENIKVGAFIEEDHDTDFCPIGRQWRNPKYEVYNPLLFFMATCENCLYTREFNQAFKDWKNDSAFRSYRLKPMQSRHLEALAVDGSVLKMLGQARDAQLNPFATAVTKFLLGIYDELLLEHPRKLDLGRFYLRIAWLYRENYGQAPVAAPDDPSHFAYDIEKAYAKLKQARDFFTLNVNTISQLVDEAFTKNGQAASANSEFLTVKENFTSELSRISELQAALNSAIGDMASAVEKNSRLRLDSAPQSERGTVAYGGFASFEEFIREVKSRWEYAPVSEQEALLYAIEFYKSALEDGHEIQQGNQQIQATYLIAELSRRIGRNTEAKLYFNNTIKAGQQFVFDNRGDQTRTALARKIIDLAVAQGKSNLEASKGN from the coding sequence ATGGCCATGGAATCACCGTTTTTTCTGACCAAGGTTGAATGCCCGGTCTGCAAAACGATCAATGAATTCGAAAACATCAAAGTCGGCGCTTTCATAGAAGAAGACCACGACACGGATTTCTGTCCGATTGGCCGTCAATGGCGCAATCCGAAGTACGAAGTATACAATCCATTGCTCTTCTTCATGGCGACCTGCGAAAATTGTCTCTATACGAGAGAGTTCAATCAGGCATTCAAGGACTGGAAGAACGACAGCGCATTCCGCAGTTATCGACTCAAGCCGATGCAATCGCGTCACCTTGAGGCGCTGGCAGTTGACGGTTCTGTGCTCAAGATGTTGGGACAGGCACGCGATGCACAGCTCAACCCGTTTGCAACTGCAGTCACGAAATTCCTTTTGGGCATATACGACGAGCTATTGCTCGAACATCCGCGCAAACTGGACCTGGGGAGATTCTATCTGCGAATCGCCTGGCTCTACCGCGAAAATTACGGGCAAGCGCCTGTTGCCGCGCCGGATGATCCGTCGCATTTCGCTTACGATATAGAAAAGGCTTACGCGAAGCTGAAGCAAGCGCGCGACTTCTTTACGCTCAACGTTAACACGATTTCACAGTTAGTTGATGAAGCTTTCACTAAGAACGGCCAGGCTGCCTCGGCGAATTCGGAATTCCTGACAGTCAAAGAAAACTTCACGTCGGAGCTTTCCCGCATCAGTGAGCTTCAGGCGGCACTCAACAGCGCGATTGGCGACATGGCGAGTGCAGTCGAGAAGAACTCGCGGCTTCGCCTTGATTCAGCGCCGCAGTCGGAACGCGGCACGGTGGCATACGGCGGGTTCGCATCATTTGAAGAGTTCATCCGCGAAGTCAAGTCACGCTGGGAATATGCGCCGGTAAGCGAGCAGGAAGCACTGTTGTACGCGATTGAATTCTACAAGAGCGCTCTCGAAGATGGTCACGAGATCCAGCAGGGCAATCAGCAAATTCAGGCGACGTACTTAATCGCCGAGCTTTCGCGCCGTATTGGCCGCAATACGGAAGCGAAGCTCTACTTCAACAACACGATCAAAGCCGGGCAGCAGTTTGTTTTCGACAATCGCGGCGATCAAACACGTACTGCGCTGGCGCGCAAGATCATTGATCTCGCCGTGGCGCAGGGCAAGAGTAACCTTGAGGCCAGCAAAGGCAATTGA
- a CDS encoding PilZ domain-containing protein codes for MERTREHVVTVGGMLELWDKLELVFEERGKTGKYRTRLEDVTDKHLVINRPNLISGDALFTEGADFTAFFYKPDSAYTFSGNIIGKNPDGHDTYLIPKPRTIERNQRRRYYRIAVELPAVLIPADELLAGKIPDQELKEFEAQCLNLSGNGALFHTRFETEISTKLFVKMRVAELGREISVLGVVRRSEVAEEGWYRYGVEIFTLEEQQMLLSNSQLQRVPKRFQSFTEIQRTAILNYIFAQQVALKKRGLI; via the coding sequence GTGGAACGTACGAGAGAACACGTTGTGACAGTCGGGGGAATGCTCGAACTGTGGGACAAGCTGGAACTGGTGTTTGAAGAGCGGGGGAAGACGGGAAAGTACCGTACCCGTTTGGAGGATGTCACCGATAAGCACCTGGTTATCAATCGTCCGAATTTGATTTCGGGGGATGCTTTGTTTACCGAAGGTGCCGACTTTACGGCATTCTTCTACAAACCGGATTCGGCTTACACATTCAGCGGGAACATAATCGGCAAGAATCCTGACGGTCACGATACTTACTTGATTCCGAAACCACGCACAATCGAACGCAACCAGAGGCGGCGCTACTATCGAATCGCAGTTGAACTACCGGCGGTTCTTATTCCAGCAGACGAATTGCTCGCGGGCAAGATACCGGACCAGGAGTTGAAGGAATTCGAGGCACAGTGCCTCAATCTTTCAGGCAATGGCGCGCTATTTCACACTCGATTCGAAACGGAGATCTCCACCAAGCTCTTCGTGAAGATGCGAGTCGCCGAATTGGGCCGCGAGATCAGTGTGCTCGGCGTGGTTCGCCGAAGCGAAGTCGCGGAAGAAGGCTGGTACAGATATGGCGTGGAGATTTTCACGCTTGAGGAACAGCAAATGTTGTTGTCCAACAGCCAGCTTCAGCGGGTACCGAAACGATTTCAATCGTTTACAGAAATTCAACGCACAGCAATCCTAAACTACATTTTTGCACAACAAGTAGCCCTCAAAAAACGAGGGCTGATTTAA
- a CDS encoding PilZ domain-containing protein, whose product MSRQESHTKDENFVIKQPLQLYKERKRRFVRLEIAAPVTYGVLNIDRPLDEALQNQHNGTMLNLSGGGVLMVVDQNITEGTYLTMSFELAGSDLITGIAGKVKRIDDDGEGGYLVGIEFCSETELNSVFGNANIGSVISSFDNKVKRFLLKYIFARKVQERMEQTPDEE is encoded by the coding sequence ATGAGCAGACAAGAGTCACACACAAAGGACGAGAATTTCGTCATCAAGCAGCCACTACAACTCTACAAAGAGCGCAAGCGCCGTTTCGTGCGGTTGGAAATCGCGGCGCCGGTAACATACGGTGTATTGAACATCGATCGCCCGCTGGATGAAGCTCTGCAAAACCAACACAACGGCACGATGCTGAATCTTTCCGGCGGCGGAGTACTGATGGTGGTCGACCAGAACATTACTGAAGGCACGTACCTAACGATGAGCTTCGAACTGGCCGGAAGCGACCTGATTACTGGAATCGCCGGCAAAGTAAAGCGAATCGATGACGATGGTGAAGGCGGATATCTGGTTGGAATCGAATTCTGTTCCGAGACAGAGCTGAACTCAGTGTTCGGCAACGCCAACATCGGCAGCGTGATTTCGAGCTTTGACAATAAGGTAAAGCGGTTCTTGCTCAAGTACATCTTTGCCCGCAAGGTGCAAGAGCGCATGGAGCAGACCCCGGATGAAGAATAG